One window from the genome of Babylonia areolata isolate BAREFJ2019XMU chromosome 13, ASM4173473v1, whole genome shotgun sequence encodes:
- the LOC143289205 gene encoding COMM domain-containing protein 2-like — protein MLLVLEDSHKEHLAFLSQVDVAVVQEFCRISMEFIRKGSNPKVYQGAAQKLGVSAETVQHGVEGMMYLLSESSKLMLNEIDFQDSIITLGFSEELCSLLLELYLANRSEIRSILSHMSMDLPHYHSLQWRFDVQLASRSLRHQITPQILLKLQTKDGEETDTQLLQTDPVNLVHLTQVLDAALQEMKSPYCRRIARNIK, from the exons ATGTTGTTAGTATTAGAAGATTCACACAAGGAGCATTTGGCTTTTTTGAGTCAAGTCGATGTTGCTG ttgttcAAGAATTTTGCAGGATAAGCATGGAGTTTATCAGAAAAGGCTCCAATCCAAAAGTATATCAAGGAGCAGCCC agAAGCTTGGTGTCAGTGCAGAAACAGTTCAACATGGTGTAGAAGGCATGATGTATCTGCTGTCAGAGAGCTCCAAACTTATG ctgAATGAGATAGACTTCCAAGATTCCATCATCACGTTAGGGTTCTCTGAGGAGCTGTGCAGCCTTTTACTGGAGCTGTATTTGGCCAACCGCAGTGAAATCCGCTCCATCCTGTCTCACATGTCCATGGATCTTCCCCACTACCACAGTCTGCAGTGGCGCTTTGATGTCCAG ctggCCAGTCGATCCCTGCGTCACCAGATCACGCCCCAGATCCTCCTGAAGCTGCAAACCAAAGATGGggaggaaacagacacacagctgcTGCAGACTGACCCTGTCAACCTGGTCCACCTCACGCAAGTGCTGGACGCTGCCTTGCAGGAGATGAAGTCCCCATACTGTCGGCGTATTGCCAGAAATATCAAGTGA
- the LOC143289204 gene encoding uncharacterized protein LOC143289204 yields the protein MASARLQLKRLFPLVVAVYGLTLLLAGTSLHRDPGSFVHQTDTFPHPPDHLSAGHIWIWRTSNITPDRSSLTLAPKVITSNRSSIISAPKVINPNRSKMNSAPKVITSNRSSMNSAPKVINPNQSSINSDPKIINPNRSSINSDPKVINPNQSSINSDPKIINPNRSSLNSAPKVINPNQSSIKSAQKVINPNRSSINSASNVITSNRLSINSDPKATRSNRSSVNSSPKVIRSNRFIGFNRSYIDSAPKISPAVTKTKKLSTFCPMRLTAKDHVTPEEYFRPRPDPVTEVVSTFLIQPSSQFCGSFLDILFLVPSSPFGEKDRSAIRDTWGSGRWPHQPHGIHMAVLFLLARPHIRSHVSVLVEKEAATHDDVLMLDADDGYRQMTVKMLAGLQWLSQHCRLVRYVARVDADHFLNVPLFYHRVHSWFQRSPQRHRVIMGKILCSITSIVHRLPLSKHFVSFADYPFEFFPSYMAGGTYVMTAELVPRLVNVSRYVKSFTVDDAYITGVLARTLNLLLVNLPECVMRESARFFVRNCGLSKHRSRPSTMRSIWDMLHVLSVRCTQVPDLPVLPCSLSCSTQLNPRL from the coding sequence ATGGCCTCAGCACGACTGCAGCTGAAGAGGTTGTTCCCCCTGGTGGTGGCAGTGTACGGCTTGACTCTACTGCTGGCTGGTACCTCCCTTCACAGAGACCCGGGCAGCTTTGTACATCAGACcgacaccttcccccacccccctgaccaccTCTCTGCCGGCCATATCTGGATATGGAGGACATCAAACATCACACCTGACAGATCCTCGTTAACTCTGGCCCCGAAAGTCATCACTTCTAACCGATCTTCCATAATTTCTGCCCCGAAAGTCATCAATCCTAACCGATCGAAAATGAATTCTGCCCCGAAAGTCATCACTTCTAACCGATCTTCCATGAATTCTGCCCCGAAAGTCATCAATCCTAACCAATCTTCCATAAATTCTGACCCGAAAATCATCAATCCTAACCGATCATCCATAAATTCCGACCCGAAAGTCATCAATCCTAACCAATCTTCCATAAATTCTGACCCGAAAATCATCAATCCTAACCGATCTTCCCTGAATTCTGCCCCGAAAGTCATCAATCCTAACCAATCATCCATAAAGTCTGCCCAGAAAGTCATCAATCCTAACCGATCATCCATAAATTCTGCCTCAAATGTCATCACTTCTAACCGATTATCCATAAATTCTGACCCGAAAGCCACCAGAAGTAATCGATCCTCAGTAAATTCTTCCCCAAAAGTCATCAGGTCTAATCGATTCATCGGGTTTAATCGATCCTACATAGATTCTGCGCCCAAAATCTCACCCGCtgtgacaaagacaaaaaagCTGTCGACGTTCTGCCCCATGAGACTTACTGCCAAAGATCACGTGACTCCTGAAGAGTACTTCCGGCCCAGACCTGATCCGGTGACAGAGGTGGTGTCGACGTTCCTCATCCAACCATCCTCCCAGTTCTGCGGCAGCTTCCTGGACATTCTGTTCCTCGTGCCCTCCTCTCCCTTCGGAGAGAAAGACCGGTCTGCTATCCGGGACACGTGGGGGTCAGGTCGGTGGCCTCACCAGCCTCATGGAATCCACATGGCCGTGTTGTTCCTGCTGGCCCGTCCCCACATAAGGAGCCACGTCAGCGTTCTGGTGGAGAAGGAAGCGGCCACTCATGACGATGTGCTGATGCTGGATGCTGACGACGGCTACCGGCAGATGACGGTGAAGATGCTGGCGGGGTTGCAGTGGTTGTCACAACACTGCCGCTTGGTGAGATACGTGGCCCGTGTGGATGCGGACCACTTCCTGAACGTGCCGCTGTTCTACCACAGGGTCCACTCCTGGTTCCAGCGCTCCCCGCAGAGGCATCGCGTCATCATGGGCAAGATTCTCTGCTCAATTACTTCCATAGTTCATCGCCTGCCGCTCAGTAAACATTTCGTTAGCTTCGCAGATTACCCGTTTGAATTCTTCCCATCTTACATGGCTGGTGGGACTTACGTCATGACAGCTGAACTGGTGCCTCGTTTGGTGAACGTGTCCCGCTACGTGAAGTCTTTCACGGTGGACGACGCCTACATCACGGGGGTTCTCGCGCGTACCCTGAACCTGCTGCTGGTCAACTTGCCGGAATGTGTGATGCGTGAGTCGGCGCGATTCTTCGTGAGAAACTGTGGCCTGTCCAAGCACCGTTCAAGACCCAGCACCATGCGATCCATCTGGGACATGTTGCACGTACTGTCAGTCAGGTGTACACAGGTCCCAGACCTTCCGGTCTTACCCTGTTCATTGTCGTGCAGCACTCAGTTGAACCCGCGGCTATAA